The following are from one region of the Corylus avellana chromosome ca1, CavTom2PMs-1.0 genome:
- the LOC132167457 gene encoding protein DETOXIFICATION 45, chloroplastic-like: MSVTRLSGSLACDIKVKGFQRRPVTNVAKKYWSKTSRKVGHDHLFVVCDPRGLSCNHVARRCGLISEQQTSDYELSASSERIFELAGTPTTSQSPPPSVQTELIMLSIPAIAGQAIEPLAQLMETAYIGRMGPLELASAGLSMSIFNIISKVFNIPLLSVATSFVAEDIARNGNKESNSGLDGTGERKLLPSVSTALVLAAAIGTVEALAMYLGSGVFLNMMGISSASSMRIPSEQFLSLRAIGAPAVVVSLAIQGIFRGFKDTKTPVLCLGIGNLAAVFLFPLLMYTFRFGVTGAAISTVVSQYIVAFSMIWYLSKRTVLSFPSVKTLHFGGYLKSGGFLLGRTLAAVLTITLSTSMAARLGPLAMAAHQICLQVWLSVSLLADAQAASGQALIASSFAKGDYSTVKEITYFALKTGLFTGISLAIILGLSFGSLATLFTNDSEVLRIVRSGLLFVSASQPINALAYIFDGLHYGISDFSYAAYSMMAVGAISCAFLLYAPSVIGLSGVWSGLTLFMGLRTVAGYMRLLSKNGPWWFLQEDIPSHNLEIAM, translated from the exons ATGTCGGTAACTCGACTCTCCGGTTCACTGGCCTGTGATATTAAAGTTAAGGGATTTCAAAGAAGACCAGTTACAAACGTGGCGAAAAAGTATTGGTCCAAAACATCAAGAAAAGTGGGTCATGATCATTTGTTTGTGGTTTGTGATCCCAGAGGATTGAGCTGCAACCATGTTGCCAGGCGCTGCGGGTTGATTAGCGAGCAACAAACTTCAGATTATGAGCTGAGTGCTTCTAGCGAGAGAATCTT CGAGCTTGCTGGGACACCTACAACCAGCCAATCACCCCCACCTAGTGTTCAAACTGAGCTTATAATGCTTTCTATACCGGCAATTGCTGGACAGGCAATTGAGCCCTTGGCACAACTGATGGAAACTGCTTACATTGGAAGAATGG GTCCCCTGGAGTTGGCATCAGCAGGTCTTTCTATGTCGATTTTCAACATAATTTCGAAGGTTTTCAATATTCCCCTCCTCAGTGTTGCAACATCATTTGTGGCTGAAGACATAGCAAGGAATGGAAACAAGGAATCTAATTCAG GTCTCGATGGAACGGGTGAAAGAAAGCTACTACCCTCTGTCTCTACTGCCCTGGTTTTAGCAGCTGCAATTGGTACTGTCGAGGCTTTGGCAATGTATTTGGGATCTGGAGTATTTCTGAACATGATGGGCATATCATCA gctTCATCCATGCGCATTCCATCTGAACAATTTCTTTCACTTAGAGCAATTGGTGCTCCTGCAGTTGTTGTTTCTCTTGCCATTCAAGGCATCTTCCGCGGATTTAAGGATACAAAAACCCCTGTATTATGTCTAG GAATTGGAAATTTGGCAGCTGTATTCTTATTTCCTTTACTTATGTATACTTTTCGCTTTGGAGTAACTGGTGCTGCGATTTCTACCGTTGTGTCTCA ATACATTGTTGCTTTTTCGATGATCTGGTATCTTAGCAAGAGGACTGTATTATCATTTCCTAGTGTGAAAACTTTGCATTTTGGTGGCTACCTAAAATCTG GTGGGTTTCTTCTTGGGAGAACCCTAGCCGCtgttttgaccataactttgaGCACATCAATGGCTGCTCGTCTAGGACCATTAGCCATGGCAGCTCATCAGATATGCTTGCAAGTGTGGTTATCAGTATCTCTACTTGCTGATGCACAAGCAGCATCTGGTCAG GCTCTCATTGCAAGTTCTTTTGCTAAAGGCGATTACAGCACCGTGAAAGAAATTACTTACTTTGCTTTAAAG ACAGGGCTATTCACTGGCATTTCCTTAGCTATCATATTGGGCTTATCTTTTGGTTCTTTAGCAACGTTGTTCACTAATGATTCTGAAGTATTGAGAATTGTTAGATCTGGGTTGCTG TTTGTCAGTGCCAGTCAACCTATCAACGCTCTGGCTTATATATTTGATGGTCTCCATTACGGCATTTCGGACTTTTCATATGCTGCTTACTCTATG ATGGCTGTAGGGGCAATTTCTTGTGCATTTTTGCTCTATGCTCCCTCTGTAATTGGTCTTTCGGGAGTTTGGTCTGGATTGACACTTTTCATGGGCCTGCGGACCGTGGCTGGATACATGAG ATTATTATCGAAAAATGGTCCATGGTGGTTCTTGCAGGAGGACATCCCATCCCACAACTTGGAG ATTGCCATGTGA
- the LOC132167399 gene encoding butanoate--CoA ligase AAE1-like, whose translation MEGLVLCSANYIPLTPISFLERAATIYGDKVSMVYGAWKTSWKETHERCIKLASTLVHLGISPGDIVTAFAPNIPAVYELHFGIPMAGAILSALNTRLDATMLALLLEQLEAKIIFVYHEFIEVVHEALNIVSQRSRTSYYVSKPPQLVVIAEFDQTLKNTPAGSLDYNGLIAMGKADFEPIRPHNECDPISVNYTSGSTGIPKGAIYSHRAAYLNSLATIFHCDMRQMPVFLWTVDMFRCNGWCFAWAVAALGGTNIFLGTDLSAKLIFNAILTHKVTHLCGAPAILKIIADAPTSDWWPIPSTVDIIVAGTLPAAQVLKKVTELGFNVSHGYGMTEALGPAIVEPLQYSSTIDEQTKTIKRREGIHNLIMDGVDVKDPNTMKSIACDGKTVGEVMFKGNTMMLGYLKNTKATQEAFKGGWYRTGDLAIRHVDGCIQMKDRAKDIINSSGGEVISTLEVEAVLLSHPKVMEAAVVGRVGDDNVGETPCAFVKLKEEGCSACMAKEIIEFCGDRLPNYMVPHSVVFGDLPINSTGKIQKFVLREKINAMAIAN comes from the exons ATGGAGGGTCTTGTCCTGTGCTCTGCAAACTACATACCTTTGACACCTATAAGCTTCTTAGAGCGAGCAGCCACCATCTATGGTGATAAGGTTTCCATGGTTTATGGTGCTTGGAAAACTTCATGGAAAGAAACACATGAAAGATGCATCAAGCTTGCTTCTACTTTGGTCCACTTGGGGATCTCTCCTGGTGATATT GTTACAGCTTTTGCGCCAAACATTCCAGCAGTCTATGAGCTGCATTTTGGCATTCCAATGGCCGGGGCAATTCTCTCTGCACTAAACACCAGATTGGATGCAACCATGCTAGCATTGTTATTGGAACAATTGGAGGCCAAAATCATTTTTGTATACCATGAGTTCATTGAAGTTGTTCACGAAGCACTAAACATTGTTTCCCAGAGAAGCAGAACATCATATTATGTTAGCAAGCCACCCCAACTTGTTGTAATAGCAGAGTTTGATCAAACACTTAAAAACACCCCAGCTGGTAGCCTGGATTACAATGGCCTTATTGCAATGGGAAAAGCAGATTTTGAGCCTATACGACCACACAATGAATGTGATCCTATTTCAGTGAATTACACTTCTGGCTCAACAGGAATTCCCAAAGGAGCAATATACAGCCACAGAGCTGCCTATCTGAATTCACTAGCAACAATCTTCCACTGTGATATGAGACAAATGCCGGTGTTTCTATGGACCGTCGACATGTTTCGCTGCAACGGATGGTGCTTCGCTTGGGCAGTGGCGGCTCTTGGTGGCACCAATATCTTTCTTGGCACTGATCTCTCAGCAAAACTTATATTTAACGCAATTTTAACTCACAAG gtaACTCACTTGTGTGGTGCACCCGCCATTTTGAAAATAATCGCGGATGCACCAACAAGTGACTGGTGGCCAATACCGTCCACGGTGGACATCATTGTTGCGGGCACATTACCGGCAGCCCAAGTCCTCAAGAAGGTTACCGAGCTAGGGTTTAACGTGAGCCATGGATATGGTATGACAGAGGCTCTTGGCCCAGCCATTGTTGAACCTTTGCAATACTCTTCAACCATCGATGAACagacaaaaacaataaaacgcCGTGAAGGGATCCACAACCTTATAATGGATGGCGTGGACGTAAAAGATCCCAACACCATGAAGAGCATAGCCTGTGACGGGAAAACAGTCGGCGAGGTGATGTTCAAGGGAAATACGATGATGTTGGGGTACcttaaaaacacaaaagcaacaCAAGAAGCTTTCAAAGGTGGGTGGTATCGAACCGGGGATCTTGCAATAAGACACGTAGATGGTTGTATACAAATGAAAGATCGTGCGAAGGATATTATCAATTCTTCTGGGGGAGAAGTTATTAGCACGCTGGAGGTGGAGGCGGTGCTGCTTAGCCATCCGAAGGTGATGGAGGCTGCAGTTGTTGGGAGAGTGGGTGATGATAACGTGGGAGAGACGCCATGTGCGTTTGTGAAGTTGAAGGAGGAGGGTTGCAGTGCATGCATGGCGAAGGAGATTATTGAGTTTTGTGGAGATCGATTGCCAAATTATATGGTTCCTCATAGTGTTGTTTTTGGGGATTTGCCAATCAATTCAACTGGGAAGATACAGAAATTTGTTCTCAGGGAGAAGATCAACGCTATGGCTATAGCTAATTAA